The following DNA comes from Ooceraea biroi isolate clonal line C1 chromosome 11, Obir_v5.4, whole genome shotgun sequence.
GGCAATTCAACGTTCTTATAAGTTATTAGTTTGCAGCCTTGCAGGTGCACATTTTATCTACAGTCTGCAGTATTACAAGATTTAGCAACGTAATTTCTTAAAATCCCAACAGATGGCGCCACGGCCCCATTTCGGACGCGAAATCGAAAAAGTTCGAGGCACGGAGATCTTCCCTTGCTAAAAGACGAAGTAGAAATTCTACGTGTTTTCAGTCCATTCACTGCTTTCTCCAATAAACAATGGGAAGCATAACCTGTTCTGATAatagtaaaagaaatattggtatatttatttaattttagacATAAAGTATCATCGACTATGACAGGTGacaacttttaaaagtttccGCAAAAATTGAGATGGAATAACAAGGCAAGCAGGAGAAATAGAGAATATACTGCACTTCGAGGTGGACAATTGGttataaaagaagattaaataaagaataaagcgAAGTGGAGcgattctaattatttttactgcaACCGTAAATCCCAACGAAAATGCCGGTTTATCAAGAAGCAgaagtaattatttcttttttatgtaaattattatattatcagagataaaatttctttaatagattttacacgttttacaagaataaatatttgtagaaataattgtaaaattcttATTTCTATCTGTTGCGAATACTGAATACTTACTTTTATCTTTTGTGATTAACAAATGCATAATGACCAATGTGTTTATTTAGCAAATCCAAGCACAGACAATCATCGTTATCCATCCTGGCTCTATGTACCTACGAATGGGCCGTGCTTCTGACTTGAAACCTGTTACATTGCTACACGCTGTAGCAAGGAGACGTCTGCCAAGTGGAACAAGATACAAGGACAGTTTCTTACCCCCAGCTGTGACACTAGTAAGTATATTAAAGTAGATTCTTGTAATTGTCCCTGCAGTTGTCTCACGATGATGTCTTACAATTGTCTTCGCTAGACAAAAGAGTTGACGCAAGCTATGGAAGAATCTCGTTTACAAGTCTCGCACACTCTGCAGTCTTGCCTGCAATCAGATGGGAGCCGAAGGTATGCAACCCCGCCTCAGCAGATAGCAGCTTTCAATCGCAGGTCCAGCCCGGAAATCACCTCCCCGGATGGCATGAAGTGGACCAAGGCcgatcgcgatgtaatcattggCGATGATATCTTGTCGCTGGTCCCGGAGGAGGAAGCCGGTTTTAATATCCATTTCCCGTACAAACGAGGCGAGCTCAACGTGCATTCGGCTCCGGGAGGCAGTCTAACGGCCGTCATGGCGGATCTGAAGACCATCTGGGAGTACGTGCTGACTGAGAAGCTGGATATCCCTTTGAGAGACCTGAAACACTATCGCGCGGTGCTGGTTATACCTGACATTTATCATCGACCCTACCTGAAGGAGCTAACGACGCTCCTGCTGGATGAAATTGGTTTTGGCCGTTGTATTCTGCTACAAGTTAGTACTATATTTAACATAActttaaatataactatataaatattgtcgTGCCATCGACAGGATCATGTAGGCGCGATGTTCGGAGCGGGTCTCGGGTATGCGTGCATAGTGGACGTTGGAGCGCAAAAGATATCGGTGTCCTGCGTGGAGGACGCGATCTCTCACAAGGACACGCGAGTACGCATGGATTACGGAGGCGCAGATGTCACGCAAACATTCCACTGGCTCCTGCAAAAGTCTGCCTTCCCGTATAAATCGTGCGTTCCTACCAACAAGTTAGACGCGTTGCTCCTGGACCAACTAAAGATTGATTTCTGCCATGTGGACCTAAACGTGTGTGGCTCGCAGGAGAAAACGTTTGTCGTCAGGAAACTGAAACAAACGGAATCGTATACCCTACAGGTGCCGAGTattttttttctgcaaaattaatttggaaattaattctcagtttttttcttcttgcacGAGAATTCACTGAGAAACTTGTTACAGGTGGGTGATGAGTGTTTGATAGCACCTCTGAGCCTGTTTCAACCTGAACTGTTCAGAATCACCGGAACGCATAGTGTACACGGTCAGAAACGGTCAGCGGGAGATCCGGAGGATCCCTACGACGAGAATTATTTGAGGGAAACGAGCGTGAGTATTAATTTCGgcgaattatataaaactgcGTTTCGTTCATTTAATTTCCATTCCAGAGACGTGGGATGAAAGAATCTCTGGATCATTCCTCAGAGATGCAAGAGGAGGCGGCAAGCGCACCTGCGGCTGCAGGCGAGGACGAGGTCGTGGTCGATACCGTCGGTGATTCCGTACCTAGTTTGTCGAACCGTGATTTGGAAGCTCCCCGAGACAGCATGGTACCGCAACAGTTGTTAGGTCTCGATCAGGCTATATTACAAAGTATTGAACGATGTTGTGAGTATAAAGAAGCTTGTGGGGCccaaaattttattctaaactttttaaaatgtttaaaattgcattctaaaatttttaacagCCAACGAAGATCTCAAGAGAAAGATGTACAGTTGTGTGCTGGTCGTCGGATCCGGCTTGAAGTTTAAGGGTATCGGTACGTGGCTGCGTAATCGGATATCCCTCCAAACACCTTACATGTATAGGCCTGGTATGTGTTTCGCACTTCTGATCGCTCGCGTTGTCACGTTGCATTAtcacaaatgaaatataattttttttctcgcagAACAACTGGACATAATAACGCAACCGAAGGACATGGATCCGGGCATGACTACCTGGAAAGGAGCGGGAATCCTGAGCTGCCTGGAATCGGCTCAGGAGCTGTGGATCGCTCGATCCGAGTGGCATCGCTCGGGAGTCAGGATATTGAGGGAGAGGTCTCCCTTTTTGTGGTGAAACGGTATTTGCTACGCTTCATAGCAAATTTCGGCGAGTATGGcgtgttctttttatttagaaaaatatattaaatatggaAATCGTACAAAATTGCGATAATCTCAAAAGACATTTCTTTGTTCGCGTTTGTTAGCGCCTTTGTTAGCGCGAGATCGCAAGAGTTTAGGTTTTTATCACAGCAACTCGGTCATCCTAATTCTAGTCCTGTCATTACGATGATACTGTGCTATGTCAGCTTCCACTAGGAAATTTATGTACTTTAAGGTGTCTGGAGTGATGTCGATGTAAACGTCATCTCCACCTTTCAAGTAGGCGGATGTTAATTCCTGCGAACAATTTTACACATTGaagcgattaattaattttgacacGAGACTGTATTTAGTCACTTCGAGACAATATTACTCACCGCTAATAATTCCTTGAAGCCAGCGTTGTCAGGGAAGA
Coding sequences within:
- the LOC105278789 gene encoding actin-related protein 8, encoding MPVYQEAEQIQAQTIIVIHPGSMYLRMGRASDLKPVTLLHAVARRRLPSGTRYKDSFLPPAVTLTKELTQAMEESRLQVSHTLQSCLQSDGSRRYATPPQQIAAFNRRSSPEITSPDGMKWTKADRDVIIGDDILSLVPEEEAGFNIHFPYKRGELNVHSAPGGSLTAVMADLKTIWEYVLTEKLDIPLRDLKHYRAVLVIPDIYHRPYLKELTTLLLDEIGFGRCILLQDHVGAMFGAGLGYACIVDVGAQKISVSCVEDAISHKDTRVRMDYGGADVTQTFHWLLQKSAFPYKSCVPTNKLDALLLDQLKIDFCHVDLNVCGSQEKTFVVRKLKQTESYTLQVGDECLIAPLSLFQPELFRITGTHSVHGQKRSAGDPEDPYDENYLRETSRRGMKESLDHSSEMQEEAASAPAAAGEDEVVVDTVGDSVPSLSNRDLEAPRDSMVPQQLLGLDQAILQSIERCSNEDLKRKMYSCVLVVGSGLKFKGIGTWLRNRISLQTPYMYRPEQLDIITQPKDMDPGMTTWKGAGILSCLESAQELWIARSEWHRSGVRILRERSPFLW